The DNA sequence CGATTTCCCTGCTCATCTACAAACCAATCCTGTTCTTTTCGAGAAGTAAAGATCGGATGCTCGACTGAAAAAAGAAACGTTCCCCCTGGCTTCAGACAGTCATATATCTTTTGACAAAGCTCTCCAAAGGACTCGACGTAGTGGAACGCAAGCGAGCTGATCACTACATCAAATTGGTCATTTGCAAATGCGATGTCCTCAACTGCCATTTGCGTGTAGGTGATAGCAGGATCATGAGTCTGTTCTCGTGCTTTTTTCAGCATTTTTTCAGACAGGTCTACCCCTACTACTGAGCTTGCCTGTTGCTCACGGACATACCGACAATGCCAGCCGTACCCACATCCCAAATCAAGGACATGTTTGTATCGAAGGTCTGGCAGCAATGATCTGAATACATGCCATTCTCCCGCAGCCTCAAGTCCATTTATGGAACGAGACATTTTTTGATACGCGGAAAAGAATTCAGGATCATCGTATTTGTTTTGTTTCATCGGATTTCACCTCTACGTTTATCATCCCTTGGAAGTATGCGCAAGAATGAGCTGGCGAAGAGCTTGCTTCGCATCTCCTTGAAACAATCCACCGTGATAGCAAACGATCTGCTCGATGTCATAGGTAAGCAAGCGCTGGATGGAATGAATCGCCTCTTCCATATCCAGTGTAAACTGCGGATTGGCAATCGCAAGCTTCCCGTCCTCCATCACGACAGCATCCCCAGCGATCAGCGTTTTTGTGGTAGCCAGATACAGGGAGATATGGCCAGCCATATGTCCTGGCGTGTGTACGATTTCAATACCACCGCACCAGGGCAGTTTTTCCCCATGTGTAACCATTTGATCGACAGGTGCCGGTTCCAGGGACTGCAAGAAGTGAATGAACTGTTCCGCGTGCCCTCTCGCTTCCCCCGACAATTCATCAAGAGAAGATTCCGCCTGTTCCAGTCGCAACGACTTTTGCTTTCCTTCCACAAAAGGCACTTCCAGCTCGTGAGCGATGATGTCCATCTGCGGGTACGTCCGCTTCAACGCAGCAAGGGAACCGATATGATCGATATCGTGATGGGTCACGATCAACTTGGTAATGGAATCGAGCTGAATACCACAGCGGGCAACCGCTTCTTCAAGCAGCCCCATAAAGTCAGGGTATCCACAGTCGACGAGAATCGTATCATGTTCATCTTGTAAAAGCACCGGAGTCAGGGATTGACTTTGGCCGTTATTCGCAAACTCGATTTCGAGTAGATGGATAGTGCTCATATGTACCTCCTCATTCCTTCGCCATTACACTTAGCTTACTGCAGGGAATGAGGAGAAGAAAGTTCGTTCATGATACAGAATCAACGTTGTCCGCGTATGATTCTGCGGATGCTATGTTCCGTCAGATAGTAGTGCAAGGCGAGCGTCTTTACCGAGCTTCCAGAGCGATACGCTTGCACGATCGACTCGTTTCGCTCCCGCAAAATTTGCTTAGACTCGGTGCACTCCCCCCATTGTTTTTTATCTTCTTCTCGAATGGGGATGTACAAATAGCTGCCTTGCGTATATTCCTGAATGCTGCGCAGAAGTTTTTCCGGCAACATTTTTTCTGCATTTACATATTTCATTTCGCTTTGCTCCTATCTATATAACGTCTATTTCCGTATATAGAGAAGCAAAGAGTTCCAGCTTACGTTATGGAGTAGGCTCTAAACAAAGATCTTTTGGAACTCTTTGCTCAGAGCCACATCCGGCAACGCGAACAAATGTGGTAGCCATGGATTCACCTCCGCACTGCCTTTCTTCCCACAGTGTACACCTGTGCTATACAATACTGCTACTACTCTTTTAAGCTAAAAGTTTACCTGAGATCGACTCTTTTGGGGTGCCTTGCCACTACTCCCCCTCCAGACGTCCCTCCTCCTAGACCCGTCTGCACCAGAACGCGCAGCCAACGGATATGGTTTGTATACG is a window from the Brevibacillus choshinensis genome containing:
- a CDS encoding CD3324 family protein; the protein is MKYVNAEKMLPEKLLRSIQEYTQGSYLYIPIREEDKKQWGECTESKQILRERNESIVQAYRSGSSVKTLALHYYLTEHSIRRIIRGQR
- a CDS encoding MBL fold metallo-hydrolase, which produces MSTIHLLEIEFANNGQSQSLTPVLLQDEHDTILVDCGYPDFMGLLEEAVARCGIQLDSITKLIVTHHDIDHIGSLAALKRTYPQMDIIAHELEVPFVEGKQKSLRLEQAESSLDELSGEARGHAEQFIHFLQSLEPAPVDQMVTHGEKLPWCGGIEIVHTPGHMAGHISLYLATTKTLIAGDAVVMEDGKLAIANPQFTLDMEEAIHSIQRLLTYDIEQIVCYHGGLFQGDAKQALRQLILAHTSKG
- a CDS encoding class I SAM-dependent methyltransferase; translated protein: MKQNKYDDPEFFSAYQKMSRSINGLEAAGEWHVFRSLLPDLRYKHVLDLGCGYGWHCRYVREQQASSVVGVDLSEKMLKKAREQTHDPAITYTQMAVEDIAFANDQFDVVISSLAFHYVESFGELCQKIYDCLKPGGTFLFSVEHPIFTSRKEQDWFVDEQGNRLHWPVDNYQAEGMRVTSFLAENVIKYHRTIATYMNDVIQAGFVIKVVKEPMPPEEMVGDDWMKDEIRRPMFLMISAEKPHAGSLR